A portion of the Rhodopseudomonas sp. BAL398 genome contains these proteins:
- a CDS encoding polysaccharide deacetylase family protein has protein sequence MIVSRVVIIGLMAFATTAQAADCPRPGTLGTSRTLAVDAATYPRVGLKSFPQTLPLKDHEVVLTFDDGPTPGRTPQVLTALANECVRATFFLVGRPASEHPALVRRIAAEGHTIGHHTWTHRNLAHIKPSEAIDEIDRGIAADEMALHGRTSTRPTTPFFRFPYFESTPALLDLLQSRGIVVFGADLWASDWEPMTPEQELKLVTDRLNKVGKGIILFHDPRAQTVAMMPAFLRYLRENHYHVVQVVPSTLAASSDVSP, from the coding sequence ATGATTGTGTCAAGGGTGGTTATTATCGGCCTGATGGCCTTCGCGACCACGGCCCAGGCTGCGGATTGCCCCCGGCCGGGCACGCTCGGCACCTCCCGTACACTCGCTGTCGATGCCGCAACATATCCCCGCGTGGGATTGAAGAGCTTTCCCCAGACGCTGCCGCTCAAGGACCACGAGGTGGTGCTGACCTTCGATGACGGGCCGACGCCGGGCAGGACGCCGCAGGTGCTGACCGCACTGGCCAATGAGTGTGTGCGCGCCACGTTCTTTCTGGTCGGCAGGCCGGCCTCCGAACACCCCGCTTTGGTCCGGCGGATCGCCGCCGAAGGTCATACGATCGGACACCACACCTGGACCCACCGCAACCTCGCCCACATCAAGCCCAGCGAGGCGATCGACGAGATCGACCGCGGCATCGCCGCCGACGAGATGGCACTGCATGGGCGGACATCGACCCGGCCGACCACGCCGTTCTTTCGCTTTCCCTATTTCGAATCGACGCCCGCCTTGCTCGACCTGTTGCAATCGCGGGGCATCGTGGTGTTCGGCGCCGACCTGTGGGCCAGTGACTGGGAGCCGATGACGCCGGAGCAGGAACTTAAGCTGGTGACCGACCGGCTCAACAAGGTCGGCAAGGGAATTATCCTGTTTCACGATCCAAGGGCGCAGACCGTGGCGATGATGCCGGCCTTCCTGCGCTATCTGCGCGAAAACCACTACCACGTGGTCCAGGTCGTGCCGTCGACGCTGGCGGCCAGTTCCGACGTCTCCCCCTAG
- a CDS encoding polysaccharide deacetylase family protein translates to MLGDRTIRMRTRFLTIALGFVVAGVSAVLPQPVLAGDCPGHPDAIGTSRTLVVDPREHPRIGTMQYGETLPLKDHEVVLTFDDGPLPHNSNKVLDILAAQCVKATFFVIGRMANVYPDGVRKLRAAGHTIGTHSQNHPLSFNRMTVEQAKKEVDDGIASVTAALGDPAAVAPFFRIPGLLRAHAVEDYLASQGIQTWSADFPADDWRHISSEQVYQLAISRIEAKGKGVLLLHDIQARTVGALPKILHELKARGYKIVHVVPATPQLPKTPTDPQQWQLHPVSPNVAMARWPKIPAFVFASAETMPGPAFTQSDLHEGRLLLLPIVGHSRRMTGSEVPMPESAPWPRQSRVETSDDLVMLPVPAASVFSLPERHPPAVTAMMRLKRHAARRARPRVEASSKPLSIEVGASARSIAGSAPIATSRLQPGPAIGR, encoded by the coding sequence ATGTTGGGTGATCGAACTATCCGAATGAGGACGCGTTTTCTGACGATCGCTCTCGGTTTCGTCGTTGCCGGCGTTTCTGCGGTCTTGCCGCAGCCGGTTCTGGCCGGCGATTGCCCTGGCCATCCCGATGCGATCGGCACGTCGCGCACCTTGGTCGTGGACCCGCGCGAACATCCGCGGATCGGCACCATGCAATATGGCGAAACGCTGCCGCTCAAAGACCATGAGGTGGTGCTGACCTTCGACGACGGCCCGCTGCCGCACAACAGCAACAAGGTGCTCGACATCCTTGCCGCCCAATGCGTCAAGGCCACCTTCTTCGTCATCGGCCGGATGGCCAATGTCTATCCGGACGGCGTCCGCAAGCTGCGCGCGGCTGGGCACACCATCGGCACCCATAGCCAGAATCATCCGCTCAGCTTCAACCGAATGACGGTCGAGCAAGCCAAGAAGGAAGTCGACGACGGCATCGCCTCGGTCACGGCGGCGCTTGGCGACCCCGCCGCGGTGGCGCCGTTCTTCCGGATACCCGGTTTGCTGCGCGCCCACGCCGTCGAGGACTATCTCGCCTCGCAGGGAATCCAGACCTGGAGTGCCGATTTTCCAGCCGACGACTGGCGGCATATTTCGTCGGAACAGGTCTACCAGCTGGCGATCAGCCGCATCGAGGCCAAGGGAAAAGGAGTCCTGCTGCTGCACGACATCCAGGCCAGGACCGTCGGCGCGTTGCCGAAGATCCTGCATGAGCTGAAAGCGCGGGGCTACAAGATCGTCCATGTGGTGCCGGCGACACCCCAGCTGCCGAAAACGCCGACCGATCCGCAGCAATGGCAGCTTCACCCGGTTTCGCCGAACGTCGCGATGGCGCGCTGGCCGAAAATTCCGGCATTCGTGTTCGCCAGTGCCGAGACCATGCCGGGTCCCGCCTTCACTCAGTCCGATCTACATGAGGGTCGGCTCTTGCTGCTGCCGATCGTCGGTCATTCGCGGCGAATGACAGGCAGCGAAGTGCCGATGCCGGAATCGGCGCCATGGCCGCGGCAGTCGCGGGTCGAAACCTCGGACGATCTCGTCATGCTTCCGGTGCCGGCGGCCAGCGTGTTCAGTCTGCCCGAGCGCCACCCACCTGCCGTCACGGCGATGATGCGGCTGAAGCGTCATGCCGCCCGGCGTGCCCGCCCGCGCGTCGAAGCCAGCTCCAAGCCGCTGTCGATCGAGGTCGGCGCGTCCGCTCGATCGATCGCGGGCAGCGCGCCGATCGCCACTTCCCGGTTGCAGCCCGGCCCGGCCATCGGGCGCTGA
- the efeO gene encoding iron uptake system protein EfeO — MKRLKLLSIVTAGVAAATFAHAASKVAPGELVLPISEYKIWVGEEVEALVSKSKAFTDAVRAGDLAKAQALYAPARVYYERIEPIAELFSDLDKAIDVRADDFAKKEADPKFTGFHRIEYGLFAKKSVDGLAPLADKLDSDIKELQSRIKGLTVPPEKVVGGAAALLEEVAKTKISGEEDRYSRTDLWDFNANVEGAKKIHTLLRSLTEKANPKLVTRIDANFTKVEAVLAKYALPGGGYKSYDELTKKDRNAVRGPVTALAEDLSRLRGELGLK; from the coding sequence ATGAAGCGACTGAAGCTGCTATCGATCGTGACCGCCGGCGTTGCCGCCGCGACCTTCGCCCATGCGGCGTCGAAGGTGGCGCCGGGCGAACTGGTGTTGCCGATCTCCGAATACAAGATCTGGGTCGGCGAGGAGGTCGAAGCGCTGGTCAGCAAATCCAAGGCCTTCACCGACGCGGTCCGGGCCGGCGATCTCGCCAAGGCGCAGGCGCTGTATGCGCCGGCGCGGGTCTACTACGAGCGGATCGAACCGATCGCCGAATTGTTCTCCGATCTCGACAAGGCGATCGACGTTCGTGCCGACGACTTCGCCAAGAAGGAGGCCGATCCGAAGTTCACTGGCTTTCATCGCATCGAATACGGCCTGTTCGCCAAGAAGTCGGTCGATGGCCTGGCCCCGCTGGCCGACAAGCTGGATTCCGACATCAAGGAGTTGCAGAGCCGCATCAAGGGGCTGACCGTGCCGCCGGAGAAGGTGGTCGGCGGCGCCGCGGCGCTGCTGGAGGAAGTCGCCAAGACCAAGATTTCCGGCGAAGAGGATCGCTACAGCCGCACCGACCTGTGGGATTTCAACGCCAATGTCGAGGGCGCCAAGAAGATTCACACTCTGCTGCGGTCGCTGACCGAGAAGGCCAACCCCAAGCTGGTGACCCGGATCGACGCCAACTTCACCAAGGTCGAAGCCGTGCTCGCCAAATACGCGCTGCCGGGCGGAGGCTACAAGAGCTACGACGAATTGACCAAGAAGGACCGCAACGCGGTGCGCGGTCCGGTCACGGCGCTCGCCGAGGATCTTTCCAGACTGCGTGGCGAACTCGGGTTGAAGTAA
- the efeB gene encoding iron uptake transporter deferrochelatase/peroxidase subunit, with protein MKDRHHNSAGSRSDAPSSPQRRGLLVGLAAGSLGLLPSGTQAAPAAAPSLAIPFYGPHQAGITTPQPYAGLVAAFDVLAENREELRQLFITLTARAEFLMHGGTPPQLDAALPPADSGVLGPIIKPEHLTVTVAVGASLFDGRFGLAALRPNQLVEMEDFPNDALNADLCHGDLMIQFCAETPEEVIHALRDVVKATPDLLAIKWKQEGFAATHGARSGPIGTGRNLLGFKDGTANADVRDDKLMNAYVWVQPDAGEPAWSVGGSYQVVRLVRNFVERWDRTPLSEQEAIFGRARNSGAPLGKADEFDDPGYPADPKGEKVPLDSHIRLANPRTPEATARLIRRGFNYSNGVSKSGQLDMGLLFVAFQSDLALGFIGTQNRLNGEPLEEYIKPFGGGYYFVLPGVAAPGGHLGQRLFADAASLPAPSPRAPAQAASKKG; from the coding sequence ATGAAAGATCGTCATCACAATTCCGCCGGTTCGCGCAGCGACGCGCCGTCGTCGCCGCAGCGCCGCGGCCTGCTTGTCGGATTGGCCGCGGGTAGCCTCGGTCTGCTGCCGTCGGGGACGCAAGCGGCGCCTGCGGCGGCGCCGTCGCTGGCGATCCCGTTTTACGGTCCGCATCAGGCCGGGATCACCACGCCGCAACCCTATGCGGGCCTGGTCGCCGCCTTCGATGTGCTTGCGGAGAACCGCGAGGAATTGCGCCAGCTGTTCATCACGCTGACCGCCCGCGCGGAATTTCTGATGCATGGCGGCACGCCGCCCCAACTCGACGCGGCCTTGCCGCCGGCCGACAGCGGCGTCCTCGGCCCCATCATCAAGCCGGAACACCTCACCGTCACGGTCGCGGTCGGCGCTTCGTTGTTCGACGGCCGGTTCGGCCTCGCGGCGCTGCGGCCGAACCAACTGGTCGAAATGGAGGATTTCCCCAACGACGCGCTGAATGCGGATCTGTGCCACGGCGACCTGATGATCCAGTTCTGCGCCGAAACCCCCGAAGAGGTGATCCACGCGCTGCGCGACGTCGTCAAGGCGACGCCGGACCTGCTCGCGATCAAATGGAAGCAGGAGGGATTCGCCGCCACCCATGGCGCGCGCAGCGGTCCGATCGGCACCGGACGCAATCTGCTCGGCTTCAAGGACGGCACCGCCAATGCCGATGTCCGCGACGACAAACTCATGAACGCCTATGTCTGGGTGCAGCCGGATGCCGGCGAGCCGGCCTGGAGCGTCGGCGGCAGCTATCAGGTGGTGCGGCTGGTGCGCAATTTCGTCGAGCGCTGGGATCGCACGCCGCTCAGCGAGCAGGAGGCGATCTTCGGACGCGCGCGCAATTCCGGCGCGCCGCTCGGCAAGGCCGACGAATTCGACGACCCCGGTTATCCGGCCGATCCGAAGGGCGAGAAAGTCCCGCTCGATTCGCATATCCGTCTCGCCAATCCGCGTACCCCGGAGGCGACGGCGCGACTGATCCGACGCGGCTTCAACTATTCGAACGGCGTCAGCAAATCGGGCCAGCTCGACATGGGCCTGCTGTTCGTCGCTTTCCAGTCGGATCTGGCGCTCGGCTTCATCGGCACCCAGAACCGGCTGAACGGCGAACCGCTCGAGGAATACATCAAGCCATTCGGCGGCGGCTACTACTTCGTGCTGCCCGGCGTGGCCGCGCCCGGCGGCCATCTCGGCCAGCGGCTGTTCGCCGATGCCGCATCTCTACCTGCTCCCTCCCCACGGGCGCCGGCTCAGGCGGCGTCGAAGAAAGGCTGA
- a CDS encoding cupredoxin domain-containing protein, with protein sequence MSLKAKPGRRAAAAPLCVLLLAGATPGVAAETPFGPVAVVVTAKACEPNELKVPAGLVVFQITNRSSRALEWEILKGVMVIDERENIAPGFRQKMTTRLEPGEYEITCGLLDNPRGRLTVVNAAGTTAANVQKPSATDLIGPVAEYRVWLAGELSSLDAAAAALAAAVAAGDVAAVGARWSEVRGGLLQLAPIAPLIEAETRAVAADLVAIGPAIVDGGTLGRLAPASATLRTDVAAFRRAARALTPAPDRLIAGAAAAAKALAEILGGTAPVDLAEADARLRGAVRVVELFGPLTERADSAAAAELNAAAASLRQALTKAGEAPRGAALGDDDRRVMVRAADDFARCSARLPAILGL encoded by the coding sequence ATGTCGTTGAAAGCCAAACCCGGACGGCGCGCGGCGGCTGCACCGCTTTGCGTTCTGCTGCTTGCCGGCGCGACGCCGGGTGTCGCGGCGGAGACACCGTTCGGCCCGGTCGCCGTCGTGGTCACCGCCAAGGCCTGCGAGCCCAACGAGCTCAAGGTGCCGGCCGGCCTCGTCGTCTTCCAGATCACCAATCGCTCCAGCCGCGCGCTGGAATGGGAAATCCTGAAGGGGGTGATGGTGATCGACGAGCGCGAGAACATCGCGCCGGGCTTTCGCCAGAAGATGACCACGCGGCTCGAGCCCGGCGAATACGAGATCACTTGCGGGCTGCTCGACAATCCGCGCGGACGGCTGACCGTGGTCAATGCCGCCGGCACCACCGCCGCCAATGTGCAGAAGCCCAGCGCGACCGATCTGATCGGCCCGGTGGCGGAATATCGGGTGTGGCTGGCGGGCGAACTGAGCAGCCTCGACGCCGCGGCGGCTGCGCTCGCCGCGGCCGTCGCGGCGGGCGATGTTGCCGCCGTCGGAGCGCGCTGGAGTGAGGTTCGGGGAGGGCTGCTGCAATTGGCGCCGATTGCGCCCTTGATCGAGGCCGAGACCCGGGCCGTCGCGGCCGATCTTGTGGCGATCGGTCCTGCAATCGTCGACGGCGGCACGCTCGGGAGACTGGCGCCGGCGAGCGCGACGTTGCGCACCGACGTCGCCGCCTTCCGCCGCGCGGCGCGCGCATTGACGCCGGCGCCGGACCGGTTGATTGCCGGCGCGGCTGCCGCGGCGAAGGCCCTGGCCGAAATCCTCGGCGGCACGGCACCGGTCGATCTTGCCGAAGCCGACGCCCGGCTGCGCGGCGCGGTCCGGGTCGTCGAGTTGTTCGGCCCGCTGACGGAGCGGGCCGACAGCGCCGCCGCCGCCGAGCTGAATGCCGCCGCCGCGAGCTTGCGCCAGGCATTGACGAAAGCGGGTGAGGCGCCTCGCGGTGCCGCGCTCGGCGACGACGATCGCCGCGTCATGGTTCGGGCGGCAGATGATTTCGCCCGCTGCAGCGCGCGCCTGCCGGCGATCTTGGGGCTGTGA
- the efeU gene encoding iron uptake transporter permease EfeU, translated as MLVPFLIMLREGVEAALIVGIVAGYLRQTGRGAAMHLVWLGVAAAVLLSLAFGIALELMSAELPQKLQELFEAGVGLFAVVVLTAMVFWMRRAARSIKAELHDSIDHALAGDGRQSLALVALAFFAVAREGLESVLFLLAAFQQRDEVGIEALAGAVLGLAVAVGIGMAIYRGGRRLNLARFFRWTGVLILFVAAGLLAGAVRSLHEAGLWNGLQAIAFDLSAALPKDGVLGTLLSGLFGYHDTPAIGEVLAYFLFLIPALVLFLRGGRPAVVPQSAGAASSQSISEVS; from the coding sequence ATGCTGGTGCCTTTTCTCATCATGCTGCGCGAAGGCGTCGAGGCGGCGCTAATCGTCGGGATCGTCGCCGGCTATCTGCGGCAGACCGGGCGTGGCGCGGCGATGCACCTGGTGTGGCTCGGCGTCGCGGCAGCGGTGCTGCTGAGCCTCGCGTTCGGGATCGCGCTGGAATTGATGTCGGCGGAATTGCCGCAGAAATTACAGGAACTGTTCGAGGCCGGCGTCGGGCTCTTCGCGGTGGTGGTGCTGACCGCGATGGTGTTCTGGATGCGGCGGGCGGCGCGTTCGATCAAGGCGGAGTTGCACGACAGCATCGATCATGCGCTGGCGGGCGACGGCCGACAAAGCCTGGCGCTGGTGGCGCTGGCATTTTTCGCGGTCGCCCGCGAAGGCCTGGAATCCGTGCTGTTTCTGCTCGCCGCCTTCCAGCAGCGCGATGAAGTCGGCATTGAAGCGCTGGCGGGCGCGGTGCTGGGTCTCGCGGTTGCGGTCGGCATCGGCATGGCGATCTATCGCGGCGGTCGCCGGCTCAACCTTGCGCGGTTCTTCCGCTGGACCGGGGTGCTGATCCTGTTCGTCGCCGCCGGTCTGCTCGCGGGCGCGGTGCGCTCGCTGCACGAGGCGGGCCTGTGGAACGGCTTGCAGGCGATTGCCTTCGATCTGTCCGCCGCGCTGCCAAAAGACGGTGTGCTCGGCACGCTGCTGTCGGGGCTGTTCGGCTATCACGACACGCCCGCGATCGGCGAGGTGCTGGCCTATTTCCTCTTCCTGATCCCTGCGCTGGTGCTGTTCCTGCGCGGCGGCCGCCCGGCGGTCGTGCCGCAATCCGCAGGCGCGGCTTCATCGCAATCGATTTCCGAGGTGAGCTGA
- the nikR gene encoding nickel-responsive transcriptional regulator NikR has product MNRSEAVRDVLHDRLQEDRLSEDKALLCVASLSDVCNHPERELARPIAEIQHAHHDLVRSTMHVHLDHENCLEVSMMEGPTIAVRELADTLMAQTGVRHGRLNVVPVDVTVAAPSHGHHGHRHHDHSSETATAAPHVRTSPKT; this is encoded by the coding sequence GTGAACCGATCCGAGGCGGTCCGCGACGTGCTGCACGACCGCTTGCAGGAAGACCGGCTGTCGGAAGACAAGGCGCTGCTCTGCGTCGCCTCCCTGAGCGATGTCTGCAACCACCCCGAACGCGAACTGGCGCGGCCGATCGCCGAGATCCAGCACGCCCATCACGATCTGGTCCGCTCGACCATGCATGTCCACCTCGACCATGAGAACTGCCTGGAAGTGTCGATGATGGAAGGACCGACGATCGCGGTGCGAGAACTCGCCGACACCCTGATGGCCCAGACCGGCGTTCGCCACGGCCGGCTCAATGTGGTCCCGGTCGACGTCACGGTGGCGGCGCCCAGCCATGGCCATCACGGCCATCGTCACCATGACCACAGCAGCGAAACCGCGACGGCCGCTCCGCACGTCCGCACCAGCCCGAAGACCTGA
- a CDS encoding FliM/FliN family flagellar motor switch protein, which produces MPTLDKVSVDLMVVLGTASMPIHQVLRLSRGAIIELDATEADEVKILANNMPVASGMVLVDRNRIAVEVKQMLPRSPDHR; this is translated from the coding sequence GTGCCAACACTCGATAAAGTCTCCGTCGATCTGATGGTGGTCCTCGGGACCGCGTCAATGCCCATCCATCAGGTGCTGCGGCTCAGCCGCGGCGCGATCATCGAACTGGACGCCACCGAGGCCGACGAGGTCAAGATCCTCGCCAATAATATGCCGGTGGCCAGCGGCATGGTGCTGGTCGATCGCAATCGGATCGCGGTCGAGGTCAAACAGATGTTGCCGCGATCGCCGGATCATCGATAA
- the lipB gene encoding lipoyl(octanoyl) transferase LipB encodes MINARQTLDLQGFLPVAGAAGVDWQIADSPVPYLAAVAAMEAWVAAIAAGTAPEQVWLLEHPPLYTSGTSGQASDLLDPRFPLFTAGRGGQLTYHGPGQRIAYVMLDLKRRRPDVRAYVAALEQWIIQTLAAFNVRGERREDRVGVWVARPDKGDGYEDKIAAIGVRLRRWVTFHGIAINVEPDLSHFKAIVPCGVTDPRYGVTSLVDLGLPVTMADLDVALHAAFNEVFGATDQALNAVSGIS; translated from the coding sequence ATGATTAATGCCCGGCAAACGCTCGATTTGCAGGGCTTCCTGCCGGTCGCCGGCGCCGCCGGTGTGGATTGGCAGATTGCCGATTCGCCGGTGCCCTATCTGGCGGCGGTGGCGGCGATGGAAGCCTGGGTGGCGGCGATCGCGGCCGGCACCGCGCCCGAACAGGTCTGGCTGCTGGAACACCCGCCGCTCTACACCTCGGGCACCAGCGGTCAGGCGAGCGATCTGCTCGACCCACGTTTTCCACTGTTTACTGCCGGACGCGGCGGGCAATTGACCTATCACGGCCCCGGCCAGCGCATCGCCTATGTGATGCTCGACCTGAAACGGCGCCGTCCCGACGTGCGCGCCTATGTGGCCGCGCTCGAGCAATGGATCATCCAGACCCTGGCGGCATTCAATGTGCGCGGCGAGCGTCGCGAGGACCGGGTCGGGGTCTGGGTGGCGCGGCCCGACAAGGGCGACGGCTATGAGGACAAGATCGCCGCCATAGGGGTCCGGCTGCGGCGCTGGGTGACGTTTCACGGCATCGCCATCAATGTCGAGCCCGACCTCAGCCACTTTAAGGCGATCGTGCCCTGCGGCGTCACCGACCCGCGCTACGGCGTCACCAGCCTGGTCGATCTCGGGCTCCCGGTCACCATGGCCGATCTCGACGTCGCCCTCCACGCCGCCTTTAACGAGGTGTTCGGCGCCACCGACCAGGCTTTGAATGCGGTAAGCGGCATCAGCTGA
- a CDS encoding PepSY domain-containing protein produces MLKMWLLRLHRWITLVLSIPLAVLIVTGLILSVEPIVTGAEPGIVTADTLNAVLAKHDPQGNARMLMVRAYDGTASIGGARRSDGLVHVDLASNERIESPGALAQFLMSSRRLHEHLIGGFGWLVTVSTVAMLGLILLGILMGLPRLTNSLSGWHKGTAWFLLPLLILSPLTGLLIALGVSFSAPLPRPVAGTAPIPITEAVRIVGAAYDLSRLSWIRPRGGVMLARLDDGGEMRVFAVTGDGLQPTARNWPRLLHEGNWASTVPALLNVVTSIALLLLITTGLWIWARRKLRRRPVRASSSAMAH; encoded by the coding sequence ATGTTGAAGATGTGGCTATTGCGACTGCACCGCTGGATCACGCTGGTGCTGTCTATCCCGCTCGCGGTGCTGATCGTCACCGGGTTGATCCTGTCGGTCGAGCCGATCGTGACCGGCGCCGAGCCGGGAATCGTCACCGCCGACACGCTCAATGCCGTGCTCGCCAAGCACGATCCGCAGGGCAACGCCCGGATGCTGATGGTGCGGGCCTATGACGGCACGGCCTCGATCGGTGGCGCCCGGCGCAGCGACGGGCTGGTCCATGTCGATCTGGCCAGCAATGAGCGTATCGAGTCTCCCGGCGCCCTCGCCCAATTCCTGATGTCCTCCCGGCGTCTGCACGAGCACCTGATCGGCGGCTTCGGCTGGCTGGTCACGGTCTCGACGGTCGCGATGCTCGGCCTGATCCTGCTCGGCATTCTGATGGGCCTGCCGCGGCTGACCAATTCGCTGTCCGGCTGGCACAAGGGCACCGCCTGGTTCTTGCTGCCGCTGCTGATCCTCAGCCCCCTCACCGGCCTGTTGATCGCGCTCGGCGTCAGCTTTTCCGCGCCGCTACCGCGGCCGGTTGCCGGCACCGCACCGATCCCGATCACCGAAGCGGTTCGTATCGTCGGCGCGGCCTATGACCTGTCGCGGCTGAGCTGGATCCGGCCACGCGGCGGCGTCATGCTGGCGCGGCTCGACGACGGCGGCGAGATGCGGGTGTTCGCGGTGACCGGCGACGGGCTGCAGCCGACCGCGCGCAACTGGCCACGCCTGCTTCACGAGGGCAACTGGGCCAGCACCGTTCCGGCGCTGCTCAATGTGGTCACGTCGATTGCGCTGCTGCTGCTGATCACCACCGGACTGTGGATCTGGGCAAGGCGCAAGCTGCGCCGTCGGCCGGTGCGGGCGTCGTCATCCGCAATGGCGCACTGA
- a CDS encoding acylphosphatase produces MNDVVRQVTIKGRVQGVGYRAWLAHSAVADGLAGWVRNRRDGSVEAVLAGPAKAVDAMVAKCRRGPSAARVTDVVDEAAGPDALDLRAPGERFSVLPTL; encoded by the coding sequence ATGAATGATGTGGTTCGTCAGGTGACGATCAAAGGCCGGGTGCAGGGCGTCGGCTATCGCGCCTGGCTGGCGCATAGCGCCGTTGCCGATGGCCTTGCCGGCTGGGTGCGCAATCGCCGCGACGGCAGCGTCGAGGCGGTATTGGCCGGGCCGGCCAAGGCCGTCGACGCCATGGTGGCGAAATGCCGGCGCGGACCGTCGGCGGCGCGGGTGACCGATGTCGTCGATGAAGCCGCTGGCCCCGACGCGCTCGATCTGCGCGCGCCGGGTGAGCGGTTCTCGGTGCTGCCGACGCTGTGA
- a CDS encoding oxaloacetate decarboxylase yields the protein MAWRHRRAALRTVLSGSRCVRPASVYDAISIRIADDLGFELGMFGGSVASLAILGDPDIALITLTELAEQIRRMTRAAALPVLVDADHGYGNALNVRRTVQELEAAGAAGLTIEDTLLPQAFGEAAAQLVSPQEGLGKIKAALDARIDPTLVIVGRTGALTISTLDDAIERAVAYQEAGVDALFFTGVKTRGQLDTIAAATTLPIVLGGPSDEVTDWDYLASRRVRIAVQGHAPIAAATEAVFATLTAIRDGAGPKELSGLASAELMERVSRAAIVKERGGQFLGLKTQAD from the coding sequence GTGGCCTGGCGTCACCGCCGCGCCGCGCTGCGCACGGTCCTGTCGGGATCGCGCTGCGTGCGGCCGGCTTCGGTCTATGACGCGATCTCGATCCGGATCGCCGACGATCTGGGTTTCGAACTCGGCATGTTCGGCGGCTCGGTGGCCTCATTGGCGATCCTTGGCGATCCCGATATCGCGCTGATCACCCTGACCGAACTGGCCGAACAGATTCGGCGGATGACGCGCGCGGCGGCCTTGCCGGTGCTGGTCGATGCCGATCACGGCTATGGCAACGCGCTCAATGTCCGACGCACCGTGCAGGAGCTGGAGGCCGCAGGCGCCGCCGGACTGACCATCGAGGATACGCTGCTGCCGCAGGCCTTCGGCGAAGCCGCAGCGCAATTGGTGTCGCCGCAGGAGGGGCTCGGCAAGATCAAGGCGGCGCTCGATGCGCGGATCGATCCGACACTGGTGATCGTCGGCCGCACCGGCGCGCTGACGATCAGCACGCTCGACGACGCGATCGAACGCGCCGTGGCCTATCAGGAGGCCGGCGTCGACGCGCTGTTCTTCACCGGGGTCAAAACCCGCGGCCAACTCGACACCATCGCCGCCGCGACGACGCTGCCGATCGTGCTCGGCGGGCCGTCCGATGAGGTCACCGACTGGGACTATCTGGCGAGCCGGCGGGTGCGGATCGCGGTGCAGGGCCATGCCCCGATTGCGGCCGCCACCGAGGCGGTGTTCGCGACGCTGACGGCGATCCGCGACGGCGCGGGGCCGAAGGAATTATCGGGCTTGGCCTCGGCCGAACTGATGGAACGGGTGTCCCGCGCCGCCATTGTCAAAGAGCGCGGCGGGCAATTTCTCGGGCTCAAGACACAAGCGGACTGA